From one Allorhizobium ampelinum S4 genomic stretch:
- a CDS encoding glycosyltransferase family 2 protein, whose product MAKLTVIIPFYQKEAGILRRALGSIFSQTFQDFDIIVVDDQSPYSIDLELQPLEPAQRARIRVIKQENGGPGGARNTGLDAIAADCDFAAFLDSDDEWAPDHLKNAYEAMTRFNADCYWASIHGGDDFYYHFSVAELKKTEKTVELQETPLVLELPEMPVVMLKNWSFLHLSCMVIGRPLFEKIRFEAELRLAAEDVLFFCDCVLAAKRVILCDAAGAERGEGINIFHSIDSSSPAFLQQQLNTWVALDTLERRFSNKPEALSFIQHYKQTARKNALWGQMGMVKRRKLPQFGVLLRWMRRDPAIVQSALALAVGKFSR is encoded by the coding sequence ATGGCGAAGCTGACGGTGATTATTCCCTTCTATCAGAAGGAAGCCGGAATTTTAAGACGGGCGCTGGGCTCGATTTTTTCCCAGACATTCCAGGACTTCGACATTATTGTGGTCGATGACCAGTCACCCTATTCCATCGATTTGGAATTGCAGCCGCTGGAGCCGGCACAACGTGCCCGTATTCGGGTGATCAAGCAGGAGAATGGTGGTCCGGGCGGTGCCCGCAATACCGGGCTCGACGCAATTGCCGCCGATTGCGATTTCGCCGCCTTCCTGGATTCCGACGATGAATGGGCGCCGGACCACCTGAAAAATGCCTATGAGGCCATGACTCGCTTCAATGCGGATTGCTATTGGGCATCGATCCACGGCGGAGATGATTTCTACTATCATTTCAGCGTTGCCGAGCTGAAGAAGACCGAAAAAACCGTGGAGCTTCAGGAGACGCCACTGGTGCTCGAACTGCCGGAAATGCCAGTGGTGATGCTGAAGAACTGGAGTTTCCTGCATCTGTCCTGCATGGTGATCGGTCGCCCGCTGTTTGAGAAAATCCGGTTTGAAGCCGAGCTTCGGCTGGCTGCTGAAGATGTGCTGTTCTTCTGTGATTGTGTGCTGGCAGCCAAGCGCGTCATTTTGTGCGATGCCGCCGGAGCCGAGCGCGGTGAAGGAATCAATATTTTCCACAGTATTGATTCAAGTTCTCCCGCCTTTCTCCAGCAGCAGTTGAATACCTGGGTGGCGCTTGATACGCTTGAACGGCGATTTTCCAATAAGCCTGAAGCCTTGAGCTTTATTCAGCACTATAAGCAGACCGCTCGTAAAAATGCCCTCTGGGGTCAGATGGGCATGGTAAAACGCCGTAAGCTACCGCAATTCGGCGTGCTATTGCGATGGATGAGACGGGATCCTGCCATCGTGCAAAGTGCTTTGGCACTTGCGGTTGGTAAATTTTCCCGCTGA
- a CDS encoding polysaccharide pyruvyl transferase family protein produces the protein MQPYYWESAHGNFGDDLNLWLWDFLMPGFRDVHPETLLVGVGTVLNRALLPEGQHKLVIGSGFGYGSLPDMSRPEEWDIRSVRGPLTAKALGLPPEKGVIDPAVMLADMPEFQKLPKLYKKSFVPHWESAVAGVWASIVPKVGLTYIDPCGEAKAVIRQILQSEVIIAESMHGAIIADALRVPWVAVSTSASINSFKWNDWASTLGVTYKPLRVPLSSRAEAQIKGESFWGMSFKNHQPAPENPNDLAVDAAVLEQARGPKQTGLRTAVKQILAGPAMLNLWKASQAEPQLSRDSVLQERKARFLEVIEGVRRDYGIAAVS, from the coding sequence ATGCAGCCTTACTATTGGGAATCCGCCCATGGAAATTTTGGTGACGACCTGAACCTTTGGTTATGGGATTTTCTCATGCCAGGTTTTCGGGATGTGCATCCGGAAACGTTGCTTGTCGGCGTCGGAACTGTTCTCAATCGCGCTCTTTTGCCGGAAGGTCAGCATAAGCTGGTGATCGGCAGCGGTTTTGGCTATGGAAGCCTGCCGGATATGAGCCGACCGGAAGAATGGGATATAAGGTCCGTGCGCGGTCCTTTGACTGCCAAGGCGCTTGGTCTGCCGCCGGAAAAAGGTGTGATCGATCCGGCTGTGATGCTGGCCGACATGCCTGAATTCCAGAAGCTGCCAAAACTCTACAAAAAGAGTTTCGTTCCTCACTGGGAATCGGCGGTAGCGGGCGTTTGGGCATCAATTGTACCCAAAGTGGGTCTCACCTATATCGACCCCTGCGGCGAGGCAAAGGCGGTTATTCGTCAGATCCTGCAATCCGAGGTGATTATCGCCGAATCGATGCATGGCGCGATCATTGCTGATGCTCTACGCGTTCCATGGGTCGCGGTCAGCACCTCAGCTTCTATCAATAGTTTCAAATGGAACGATTGGGCTTCTACTCTTGGCGTGACTTACAAACCCCTGCGCGTCCCACTGTCCAGCCGCGCTGAAGCCCAGATAAAGGGTGAAAGCTTTTGGGGGATGAGCTTTAAAAACCACCAGCCAGCCCCAGAAAATCCAAATGATCTGGCTGTGGATGCAGCGGTTCTGGAACAAGCACGCGGTCCGAAGCAAACTGGATTGCGCACCGCCGTAAAGCAGATCCTGGCAGGGCCAGCCATGCTTAATCTATGGAAGGCAAGCCAGGCAGAACCGCAACTGAGCCGGGATTCGGTTTTGCAAGAGCGCAAAGCACGGTTCCTGGAGGTTATTGAGGGCGTCCGTCGTGATTACGGGATCGCAGCGGTCTCCTGA
- a CDS encoding glycosyltransferase family 2 protein, whose translation MTMNSTVCVIIAAKNASATVARAVRSALAEAETHEVVVVDDGSVDGTGAEALSADDNSGRLKIIRFDHNRGPAAARNCAIEASTAPLLAILDADDFFLPGRFTQMMAEDQWDFIADNIVFVKEECVSQVSTGVKRFRRQARLLVLEDFIAGNISQRGAQRGEIGFLKPVMRRDFLDRHGLRYNEKLRLGEDYDLYARALVAGARYKIIHSCGYGAVVRHDSLSGKHRTEDLKRLYEADRSILANPNLTQEQRSLLTQHEKHIRDRYELRHFLDLKNNQGAFSAIAYAASHPTAIPAIIGGIAADKRDALMGNGQRPQSAQSSGPLRYLLPVIADADQR comes from the coding sequence ATGACGATGAATTCCACCGTATGCGTTATTATTGCCGCCAAAAACGCTAGCGCCACTGTGGCACGGGCGGTGCGTTCTGCCTTGGCGGAAGCAGAAACGCATGAAGTGGTCGTTGTCGATGATGGATCTGTGGATGGAACTGGTGCAGAAGCACTATCCGCCGATGACAACAGCGGTCGCTTGAAAATTATCCGTTTCGACCATAATCGCGGCCCAGCCGCCGCGCGCAACTGCGCCATTGAAGCATCGACGGCACCTTTGCTGGCTATTCTCGATGCAGATGATTTTTTCCTGCCAGGACGCTTCACCCAGATGATGGCTGAAGACCAGTGGGATTTTATCGCCGACAATATCGTTTTTGTAAAAGAGGAATGCGTTTCCCAGGTCAGTACCGGCGTCAAACGTTTCCGGCGTCAGGCCCGCCTTTTGGTGCTTGAGGATTTCATTGCCGGAAATATTTCCCAAAGAGGCGCGCAACGCGGGGAAATCGGCTTCCTAAAGCCAGTCATGCGGCGCGATTTTCTCGATCGCCATGGCTTGCGGTATAATGAAAAGCTCCGCCTTGGTGAAGATTATGATCTTTACGCGCGCGCACTTGTCGCTGGCGCACGCTACAAAATCATTCATAGCTGCGGCTATGGCGCCGTTGTTCGCCATGATTCGCTGAGCGGCAAACATCGCACCGAAGATCTCAAGCGGCTTTACGAAGCTGACCGCTCCATTCTTGCCAATCCAAACCTGACGCAGGAACAGAGGTCATTGTTGACCCAACATGAAAAGCACATCCGCGACCGCTACGAGTTGCGCCATTTCCTCGATTTAAAGAATAATCAGGGTGCATTTTCAGCCATCGCCTATGCCGCGAGCCATCCTACGGCCATACCGGCCATCATCGGCGGAATTGCAGCCGATAAGAGAGATGCGCTGATGGGCAATGGCCAACGCCCTCAATCTGCCCAGTCTTCGGGGCCTCTGCGCTATCTGTTGCCTGTCATCGCGGATGCCGATCAAAGATAG